Proteins found in one Terribacillus sp. DMT04 genomic segment:
- a CDS encoding PolC-type DNA polymerase III, translating to MIIDLQLFRYMLYGKLTQHIKRKALMKEPAYEQLQEALTNYKPARSLREVPFEDQTFTVFDLETTGFFPDFGHEIISIGAVQVQGNHILSDETFYEVAKPMLKTPKKIIKLTKMDPDEIENAPAFTEVMERFLAYSKDTILVAHPASFDIRFIQTMLKMYKLPPLSCYTLDSQIMARMFFKKRQCRLDSLISRFEVPQSDRHHALGDAKMTANVFVRLLDMAADRGIRDYASLQLPLSKIKKKIRTAQL from the coding sequence ATGATTATCGATTTACAGCTTTTCCGATATATGCTTTATGGGAAATTGACACAGCATATAAAGCGTAAAGCACTGATGAAAGAACCAGCATATGAACAGCTGCAAGAAGCGCTTACCAATTACAAGCCAGCTCGCTCGCTGCGGGAAGTGCCATTCGAAGATCAGACATTTACGGTGTTTGATTTAGAAACGACTGGCTTCTTCCCCGACTTCGGGCATGAGATTATTTCAATCGGAGCGGTCCAAGTACAAGGAAACCACATACTATCTGATGAGACATTTTATGAAGTTGCAAAACCAATGCTGAAAACACCAAAGAAAATCATCAAATTGACCAAAATGGACCCTGATGAAATAGAGAACGCACCTGCATTTACCGAAGTGATGGAACGTTTTTTGGCATACAGTAAAGATACCATTCTCGTAGCTCATCCAGCGTCATTCGATATTCGGTTTATCCAGACGATGCTGAAGATGTATAAACTGCCTCCCCTCTCCTGCTATACGTTGGATTCACAAATAATGGCGAGGATGTTTTTTAAAAAAAGGCAGTGTCGTCTTGACAGCTTAATCAGCCGCTTCGAGGTGCCGCAGTCCGATCGGCACCACGCACTCGGAGATGCGAAAATGACAGCTAACGTGTTCGTTCGTCTGCTGGACATGGCAGCTGACCGAGGAATCCGTGATTATGCCAGCCTCCAACTGCCTTTAAGTAAGATAAAAAAGAAAATCAGGACAGCGCAACTTTAG
- a CDS encoding aspartate kinase, translating to MKVAKFGGSSVASAEQLRKVAQIVKEDTERKFIVVSAPGKRDKADTKVTDLLIAIGEAHRKGEDVSKQVEKVLARFRSIVSDLELDNNLIEQIADHLDGILADTIPVLDKMDALKATGEDSLAKVFSAYLNKLGVKAAYVNPQEAGLLVREELGGARILDESFDHLYNLRKRDEVLVIPGFFGYTKEGKLATFPRGGSDITGSIVSAGVKASLYENFTDVDSVYSVNPNIVDNPKEIHTLTYREMRELSYAGFSVFHDEALIPAFQAKIPVCVKNTNNPSAPGTMIVAEREVAGNPVIGIASDAGFLSIYISKYLMNRELGFGRKLLQILEEENISFEHAPSGIDDMSVIIRESQLPADKEAIVVRRLQEELQADHVSIDRNLSMIMIVGEGMIETIGVSSTATKAFTDANVNIEMINQGSSEVSLMFGVKTTQLHDAVKSLYQAFFQ from the coding sequence ATGAAGGTAGCTAAATTTGGTGGTAGTTCAGTAGCAAGTGCGGAACAGCTCCGCAAAGTAGCACAAATTGTAAAAGAAGATACAGAACGGAAATTTATTGTTGTTTCTGCACCAGGGAAACGGGATAAAGCAGATACGAAGGTAACAGATTTGCTGATTGCAATTGGCGAGGCGCATCGCAAAGGAGAAGACGTCAGCAAACAGGTCGAGAAAGTACTAGCGCGTTTTCGCTCCATCGTAAGTGACTTGGAGCTGGATAACAATCTAATTGAGCAAATAGCTGATCATTTAGATGGAATACTAGCTGATACGATTCCTGTTTTGGATAAAATGGACGCTTTGAAAGCTACGGGAGAAGATTCGCTGGCGAAAGTATTTAGTGCTTATCTAAACAAATTAGGCGTAAAAGCAGCCTATGTTAATCCACAGGAGGCGGGCCTTCTTGTCAGAGAGGAACTGGGCGGTGCCCGTATACTTGATGAAAGCTTCGATCATTTGTACAATCTTCGTAAACGTGACGAGGTGCTTGTTATTCCAGGTTTCTTTGGTTATACAAAAGAAGGAAAGCTGGCAACATTTCCGCGGGGCGGATCTGATATTACTGGGTCGATTGTAAGTGCGGGTGTAAAAGCTTCTTTATATGAAAACTTCACCGATGTAGATAGCGTATACAGTGTGAATCCAAACATCGTGGACAATCCGAAAGAGATTCATACACTGACATATCGGGAAATGCGGGAGTTGTCTTATGCCGGTTTTTCTGTGTTTCATGACGAAGCTCTAATTCCAGCGTTCCAAGCAAAGATTCCAGTGTGTGTGAAAAACACCAATAATCCGTCTGCGCCAGGTACGATGATTGTAGCGGAGAGAGAAGTGGCGGGCAACCCGGTCATTGGTATTGCAAGTGATGCAGGTTTCCTTAGTATTTATATTAGCAAATATTTAATGAACCGGGAGCTCGGATTTGGACGGAAGCTCCTGCAGATTCTTGAAGAAGAGAATATTTCGTTTGAACATGCGCCATCCGGAATTGATGACATGAGTGTTATTATTCGTGAGAGTCAGCTTCCTGCAGACAAAGAAGCAATTGTTGTGCGCAGGCTGCAAGAGGAACTTCAGGCAGATCATGTATCGATAGACCGAAACCTTTCTATGATTATGATCGTGGGAGAGGGAATGATTGAGACTATTGGAGTATCCAGCACCGCTACAAAAGCATTCACAGACGCAAATGTGAATATCGAGATGATCAACCAAGGTTCTTCAGAGGTGTCTTTAATGTTCGGTGTAAAAACAACACAGCTTCATGATGCGGTGAAATCTCTGTATCAAGCATTTTTTCAGTAA
- a CDS encoding phosphate acyltransferase, whose protein sequence is MHKFTALEKMSAAKRGLTIAIAAADDLSIMQAVKKATDQQMASFILYGDSDRLKQFMQEEQLRKESVSCVHAETADRAADMAIESWKAGEADMLMKGIVSTDVLAGKLLKDKTMLKSGHILSQLAIFDVPSYHKLLFLTDAGINIAPSLEVKKKILANAVNVYTQMLHQEPKVAALAATEKVNPAMSATTDAALLRVMQERGQLAACELDGPIALDSALSAQSAAIKKLDSSVAGDVDILLVPDIESGNMLYKSFTYTAGAVSASLLVGTKTPVILTSRADNSTSKYYAICFAIAAASVA, encoded by the coding sequence ATGCATAAGTTTACCGCTCTTGAAAAAATGTCTGCTGCCAAGCGAGGGCTGACTATTGCCATAGCAGCTGCAGACGATCTGTCCATTATGCAAGCTGTAAAAAAAGCAACCGATCAACAGATGGCTTCCTTTATATTATACGGAGATAGTGATCGGCTGAAGCAGTTCATGCAGGAAGAACAGCTACGGAAGGAAAGCGTATCCTGCGTCCATGCAGAAACAGCTGACAGGGCGGCAGATATGGCGATCGAATCCTGGAAGGCAGGAGAAGCGGATATGCTGATGAAAGGAATTGTTAGTACAGATGTACTGGCAGGCAAGCTTTTAAAAGACAAAACAATGCTAAAATCAGGCCATATTTTGTCGCAGCTGGCAATCTTCGACGTCCCATCTTATCACAAGCTCCTTTTTTTGACGGATGCGGGCATTAATATCGCTCCGTCTTTAGAGGTGAAAAAGAAGATTCTTGCAAATGCTGTGAATGTTTATACGCAAATGCTGCACCAAGAACCAAAAGTAGCCGCACTTGCCGCTACCGAAAAAGTGAATCCGGCGATGTCTGCTACGACGGATGCTGCACTGCTTCGAGTGATGCAGGAACGGGGCCAGCTGGCTGCTTGTGAGCTGGATGGTCCGATTGCACTGGACAGTGCGTTGTCGGCACAATCGGCTGCTATTAAGAAATTAGATTCATCCGTCGCAGGAGATGTAGATATTTTATTAGTTCCTGACATTGAAAGCGGCAATATGTTATATAAATCGTTTACTTATACAGCAGGAGCCGTCAGCGCTTCGCTGCTCGTTGGTACTAAAACGCCCGTCATTCTCACATCGCGTGCAGATAACAGTACGAGCAAATATTATGCAATATGCTTCGCCATTGCGGCAGCATCCGTTGCTTAG
- the buk gene encoding butyrate kinase, with protein sequence MHTVENRILAINPGSTSTKIGVFDDEHNIFERVIRHDLEDIGGYAKVMDQYPFRKQIILDALDFEGINVSKLTAVCARGGLLRPLEGGTYQVNEAMLADLKAGYNGEHASNLGGLIAYEIASSLGIPAFITDPVVVDELDPLARLSGLPGVERKSIFHALNHKAIARKAAAAKEKPYEEANIIVVHLGGGITVGAHRQGFVIDVNNGLNGEGPYTPERAGTVPAGDLIELALSGEYTKNQLMRMLTTKGGFMGYLGTNDGRLVADRIKKGDEKAKFIFEGMVYQTAKEIGAMSVVLTGEVDAIAVTGGLAHDELFISMLKDRVSWIADVLVYPGENELRALTEGALRVMRKEEAAKIYAI encoded by the coding sequence GTGCATACTGTTGAAAACCGTATTTTAGCGATAAATCCAGGTTCTACTTCCACTAAAATTGGTGTGTTTGATGATGAGCATAACATCTTTGAACGAGTGATCCGTCATGATTTGGAAGATATCGGCGGATACGCAAAAGTGATGGATCAATATCCTTTTCGGAAACAAATTATCTTGGATGCATTGGATTTTGAAGGCATCAATGTTTCCAAGCTAACTGCAGTCTGTGCACGCGGCGGACTGCTCAGACCGCTTGAAGGCGGAACGTATCAAGTAAATGAAGCAATGCTTGCGGACCTAAAGGCAGGTTATAACGGCGAACATGCGTCGAACCTTGGCGGACTGATTGCTTATGAGATTGCCAGCAGTCTCGGAATTCCAGCATTCATCACCGATCCCGTTGTCGTAGATGAATTGGACCCGCTGGCCCGGTTATCGGGTTTGCCCGGTGTAGAACGGAAAAGCATCTTTCATGCATTGAACCATAAAGCGATTGCACGGAAGGCTGCTGCAGCGAAAGAGAAGCCATATGAAGAAGCGAATATAATCGTTGTTCATCTCGGAGGCGGCATTACCGTTGGCGCACATCGGCAAGGATTTGTAATTGATGTGAATAATGGGTTGAATGGAGAAGGTCCGTACACACCAGAAAGAGCGGGAACTGTACCGGCTGGTGATTTAATTGAACTAGCACTAAGCGGTGAATACACGAAAAATCAGTTAATGCGTATGCTGACGACAAAAGGCGGTTTCATGGGTTATCTCGGAACAAATGACGGACGGCTTGTCGCCGATCGAATAAAAAAAGGCGACGAAAAAGCAAAATTCATTTTTGAAGGGATGGTTTATCAGACTGCCAAAGAAATTGGCGCGATGAGTGTCGTTTTAACGGGCGAGGTTGATGCGATTGCCGTCACCGGCGGACTGGCACATGATGAATTGTTTATTTCCATGCTGAAGGACAGGGTAAGCTGGATAGCAGATGTGCTTGTTTATCCAGGGGAAAATGAGCTTCGTGCTCTGACAGAAGGTGCTCTTCGCGTCATGCGTAAAGAAGAAGCAGCAAAGATTTATGCCATATAG
- a CDS encoding sigma 54-interacting transcriptional regulator, whose product MKNLLIIGAGDEAVLFIKQLQRFKEIRVAGMLVKSPSALVKYQAERLAIPLWKDVTAESLEQVDFVLEISGELADFLDPSLCKAEIISGQSAQMMLAFASSEDTEKTSTYNSQHFRSKTLEYLHEGILCINRQDEIMYMNEAAEMLLGSRKHTVIGKPINTVLPGSRLSETIRKRERYTDEQLKLPNGEEVVYTCAPIEDDQERVTGAFAVLKKTVDIVALAEELTDVREVKSMLAAIIDSSQEAISVVDENGIGLIVNPAYTRLTGYEADQIVGKPAITDIMEGESLHMQVIRTRRPATGARMRVGKSGKEMMVNAAPIIVDGKLRGSVGVLHDISELHELQDEVQRARKIIRSLENKYMLKDVVADSDTMQVTLEQVKFAVLADAPCLLRGDAGVGKGMFAAIIHNESKRRHHPFIRVDCAANDEESLENQLFGSVRQQRAGGLIERSNGGTLFLDDVDFLPIRLQEKLSDFMTTGQVLLPAGKPKQLDVRIVVSARHPLERAVFEKRFHEPLFEKLKRITIYIPDLAARVDDFEGLLSTIIHKQKQLLQTSVQSISKSSIDVLKAKKWSHNVKELETAITQVMTFMEKHERVILPKHIQQKSSDSELSVSNGTLQEQVELLEKQLIEAALQANDYNKKATADQLGVSIRNLYYKMDKYNFDRSGMQDFS is encoded by the coding sequence ATGAAAAATTTACTCATAATTGGTGCTGGTGATGAGGCCGTCTTATTTATTAAGCAGCTGCAACGGTTCAAGGAAATTCGGGTCGCTGGGATGCTAGTGAAAAGTCCAAGTGCCCTCGTGAAATACCAAGCAGAACGACTGGCTATTCCGCTTTGGAAAGATGTGACCGCTGAATCATTAGAGCAGGTCGATTTTGTGCTGGAGATCTCTGGTGAATTAGCAGATTTTCTTGATCCTTCGCTTTGTAAGGCGGAGATTATATCCGGACAAAGTGCACAAATGATGCTTGCATTCGCATCATCAGAAGATACAGAGAAAACTTCTACATATAATAGTCAGCATTTTCGCAGTAAAACGCTGGAATACTTGCATGAGGGGATCCTGTGCATCAATCGTCAGGATGAAATTATGTATATGAACGAAGCAGCAGAGATGCTGCTTGGCAGCCGCAAGCACACAGTGATCGGGAAACCCATAAATACCGTACTACCCGGTTCAAGACTATCTGAAACCATTCGAAAACGAGAACGCTATACGGATGAACAGCTAAAACTCCCGAATGGAGAGGAAGTCGTGTACACATGTGCGCCAATTGAAGATGACCAAGAGCGCGTGACAGGAGCATTTGCAGTACTAAAAAAGACAGTTGATATCGTGGCGCTGGCAGAAGAGCTGACAGATGTTCGGGAAGTAAAATCGATGCTGGCGGCCATTATTGATTCATCACAGGAAGCCATCAGTGTTGTGGATGAAAACGGTATTGGTTTGATTGTTAATCCAGCGTACACACGCCTGACCGGCTATGAAGCTGACCAGATAGTCGGGAAACCGGCGATAACGGATATTATGGAAGGGGAGAGCCTGCATATGCAGGTGATTCGTACACGCAGACCGGCCACAGGAGCTCGTATGCGAGTCGGGAAGAGCGGGAAAGAAATGATGGTCAATGCTGCTCCGATTATCGTTGATGGAAAGCTCCGCGGCAGTGTCGGGGTACTGCATGATATCTCAGAACTGCACGAACTTCAAGATGAGGTGCAGCGCGCCCGGAAGATAATCCGCAGTCTGGAAAATAAATATATGTTAAAAGATGTTGTTGCCGATTCTGACACGATGCAAGTAACACTTGAACAAGTAAAATTTGCCGTTCTTGCAGATGCGCCGTGTCTTTTACGCGGAGATGCGGGTGTCGGTAAAGGGATGTTTGCTGCAATTATTCATAATGAAAGTAAACGGCGTCATCATCCGTTTATCCGTGTTGATTGTGCCGCAAATGATGAGGAATCGTTAGAGAATCAATTGTTTGGTTCCGTTCGCCAGCAACGTGCTGGTGGTTTAATTGAAAGAAGTAATGGAGGCACCTTGTTTTTGGATGATGTAGATTTCTTGCCGATTCGTTTGCAGGAGAAGCTTTCAGATTTCATGACTACAGGACAGGTTCTGCTTCCTGCCGGCAAACCAAAACAATTGGATGTGCGAATTGTTGTCAGTGCACGTCACCCGCTGGAACGGGCTGTGTTTGAGAAGCGATTTCATGAACCATTATTCGAGAAATTAAAGCGAATTACAATTTATATTCCAGACCTAGCAGCGCGAGTAGATGATTTCGAAGGATTATTATCCACAATTATCCACAAGCAAAAACAGCTGCTGCAAACATCGGTTCAATCCATTTCTAAATCGTCAATTGATGTATTGAAAGCAAAGAAATGGTCCCATAATGTTAAAGAACTGGAAACAGCTATCACTCAAGTTATGACTTTTATGGAGAAACATGAGCGTGTTATCCTGCCGAAGCATATACAGCAGAAAAGCTCTGATTCTGAACTGTCTGTATCAAATGGGACACTGCAGGAGCAAGTAGAACTCCTGGAAAAACAGTTGATTGAGGCCGCTTTGCAAGCAAATGATTACAATAAGAAAGCGACAGCAGATCAGCTTGGTGTATCCATCCGTAATCTTTACTATAAAATGGATAAATATAATTTTGATAGAAGTGGCATGCAAGATTTTTCATAA
- the lpdA gene encoding dihydrolipoyl dehydrogenase, which produces MVREYDIVILGGGTGGYVAAIRASQLGLKTAIVEKAELGGTCLHRGCIPSKALLRSAEVYRQTKEAAAFGIHTTDVRLDFEGVQKRKTAIIDQLHRGVQHLMKKGKIDVFQGFGRILGPSIFSPTAGTISVEFADGSENEILLPKNVIVATGSTPRSLPGIEFDENRILSSEGALALTELPETITIIGGGVIGIEWASMLHDLGTKVTVLEYQDCILPTEDEQISKEMEKQLKKRGITIHTNVKVESAAADDSQVTVTTHMDGGKQVFVSEKILLSVGRAANAADIGLKNTDIQLTEQGYIATNAYYQTNESHIYAIGDVIGGMQLAHVASREGIVAVEHIAGVKTEALDYSTVPACVYSYPETASVGMTEAQAKAEGYTVKTGKMSFQAIGKALVYGETEGFVKVIADEQTNDLLGVHMIGPHVTDMISEAALAKLLDATPWEIGQSIHPHPTLSEIIGEAALAVDGEQIHG; this is translated from the coding sequence ATGGTTAGAGAATACGATATTGTCATCTTAGGAGGCGGTACGGGCGGTTACGTTGCCGCCATACGTGCTTCCCAGCTAGGATTGAAAACGGCAATTGTAGAAAAAGCAGAACTTGGCGGAACGTGTCTGCACCGCGGATGTATTCCATCAAAGGCATTACTTCGTTCAGCAGAAGTGTACCGCCAAACAAAGGAAGCGGCAGCATTCGGTATACATACAACAGATGTGCGCCTTGATTTTGAAGGTGTACAAAAGCGAAAAACGGCTATCATAGACCAGCTGCATCGTGGTGTGCAGCATTTAATGAAAAAAGGAAAGATTGATGTATTTCAAGGATTCGGCCGTATTTTAGGCCCATCCATCTTTTCTCCGACAGCGGGAACAATATCGGTTGAATTTGCCGACGGCAGCGAAAATGAAATATTGCTGCCGAAGAACGTCATTGTAGCGACCGGTTCTACTCCGCGTTCACTTCCGGGAATCGAATTTGATGAGAACAGAATTTTAAGCTCGGAGGGTGCTTTGGCGCTGACAGAGCTGCCGGAAACTATAACAATTATTGGCGGCGGGGTAATTGGGATTGAGTGGGCATCCATGCTCCATGACCTTGGTACAAAAGTGACTGTACTTGAATACCAAGATTGCATTCTTCCTACTGAGGATGAACAAATCAGTAAGGAAATGGAAAAACAGCTCAAAAAACGCGGCATCACCATCCATACAAATGTGAAAGTAGAGAGCGCTGCTGCAGATGACAGCCAAGTAACCGTAACAACTCACATGGATGGCGGCAAACAAGTATTTGTTTCTGAAAAGATTCTCTTGTCTGTCGGGCGTGCAGCTAACGCAGCAGATATTGGCTTGAAAAATACAGATATCCAGCTCACCGAGCAAGGTTATATTGCCACCAATGCATACTATCAAACAAATGAATCCCACATCTATGCAATTGGCGATGTGATCGGCGGCATGCAGCTGGCGCATGTTGCTTCTCGGGAAGGAATTGTGGCAGTTGAGCATATTGCAGGTGTGAAAACAGAAGCCCTGGACTATAGCACAGTACCTGCTTGTGTATACAGCTACCCGGAGACAGCCAGTGTCGGAATGACAGAAGCCCAAGCCAAGGCAGAAGGCTACACCGTTAAGACGGGTAAAATGAGCTTCCAAGCAATTGGTAAAGCGCTAGTTTACGGAGAAACAGAAGGGTTCGTCAAAGTAATTGCTGATGAACAAACAAATGATTTACTAGGTGTTCATATGATTGGTCCGCATGTGACAGATATGATCTCTGAAGCAGCGCTTGCGAAACTGCTGGACGCAACACCGTGGGAAATTGGACAATCCATTCACCCGCATCCGACATTATCGGAAATTATCGGGGAAGCTGCTTTAGCGGTTGATGGAGAGCAAATACATGGGTGA
- a CDS encoding DUF294 nucleotidyltransferase-like domain-containing protein produces the protein MTQLAKLYENTMPFSLLHDKERNALFEQAEIEEFLENEYIVSAEENVEDAHVHYFVSGVAKDIIYQANGKQVAVRYDYPGDFAGLLTLVANGDMQIAVQAAEKAKSIVFPKASFQQAMQQNVQFSQAILERVSQMMKSLYEEVKYKTSDLSDQTEPALYKKRVSGFMERPTFIHPDESVYAAAELLQTAETEGVAVSSNKQDIEGMIGYRQIFDALKEGRLDAPVEQIMNKDYYFVQEHDFIYDALSFLKHHPAAVIPVLHGSRAVGFIRQSSFLSVSNSVYFELTYRIANADSIETLASLSPVHNKQFQLFIQQLIDERMYGYDIVELISSYNDRMHRQIIELSEREMVHEGYGRPKINYCFIVMGSEGRKEQGFSTDQDNGIILADYDELNYKEEIETYFERLTEKINAKLDACGFPLCTGGIMAKEKKWRHSLSQWSHTIDQWLRNLDAQEVRDFTIFIDFRPVYGDFDLAHKLREKLTHAMQHAPKLQPMLIRDTLQIRVPLQAFGRISTSSKEKRLNLKQSAMMQIVNAVRIYAVGYGIENVHTVRRLRSLLDNNHMSKSDSEMAIQALHELLLFRLKLNLQQLDAGEPLTTQISVKELDKVDKQTLKNALAAAKGMQQGLELRQNRNKVNG, from the coding sequence ATGACACAATTAGCCAAATTATACGAAAACACAATGCCTTTCTCCCTGCTGCATGACAAAGAGCGCAATGCGTTGTTTGAGCAAGCAGAGATCGAGGAATTTTTAGAAAATGAGTATATTGTTTCCGCCGAAGAAAACGTTGAAGATGCCCATGTGCATTATTTTGTCTCAGGTGTTGCAAAAGATATCATATACCAAGCCAATGGCAAGCAAGTGGCTGTTCGTTACGACTATCCAGGAGATTTTGCCGGCTTATTAACGCTGGTAGCTAATGGCGACATGCAAATAGCTGTTCAAGCTGCAGAGAAAGCAAAATCGATTGTTTTCCCAAAGGCTTCCTTCCAGCAAGCCATGCAGCAAAATGTACAGTTTTCGCAGGCGATTCTCGAGCGAGTCAGCCAAATGATGAAAAGCTTGTATGAAGAAGTAAAATACAAAACTAGTGATTTATCTGACCAAACGGAACCGGCCCTTTATAAAAAGCGCGTATCCGGTTTTATGGAGCGCCCCACTTTCATTCATCCCGACGAATCCGTTTATGCAGCAGCCGAACTGCTTCAAACTGCAGAAACGGAAGGTGTTGCTGTTAGTTCGAACAAACAAGATATTGAAGGGATGATTGGATATCGGCAAATATTCGATGCTCTGAAGGAAGGCAGATTGGACGCTCCAGTAGAACAAATTATGAATAAAGATTATTATTTTGTGCAGGAACATGATTTTATTTATGATGCCCTTTCCTTCCTTAAGCATCACCCAGCGGCTGTGATACCTGTGCTCCACGGAAGCAGAGCGGTCGGTTTTATCCGCCAATCCTCTTTCCTCAGTGTGTCGAACAGCGTTTACTTTGAGCTCACTTACAGAATTGCCAATGCTGACTCAATTGAAACACTGGCAAGTCTCAGTCCGGTGCACAATAAGCAATTTCAGCTGTTCATCCAGCAGCTGATCGACGAGCGTATGTATGGTTACGATATTGTTGAATTGATCTCAAGCTACAATGATCGCATGCACAGACAGATTATCGAACTGTCAGAACGGGAAATGGTCCATGAGGGATATGGCAGACCAAAGATTAATTACTGCTTTATCGTAATGGGAAGTGAAGGCAGGAAAGAGCAGGGGTTCAGCACAGACCAAGATAACGGGATTATTCTTGCAGACTACGATGAATTGAACTACAAAGAAGAAATAGAAACTTACTTCGAAAGATTGACAGAAAAGATTAATGCTAAACTCGATGCCTGCGGATTCCCGCTTTGTACCGGCGGCATTATGGCGAAGGAAAAGAAATGGCGTCATTCCCTGTCCCAATGGTCTCATACCATTGATCAATGGCTGCGGAATTTGGATGCACAAGAAGTGAGAGATTTTACTATCTTTATTGATTTCCGTCCTGTATATGGAGATTTTGATCTTGCTCACAAGCTCCGGGAAAAACTTACACATGCGATGCAGCACGCACCAAAACTGCAGCCAATGCTGATTCGCGACACGCTGCAGATACGTGTGCCGTTGCAAGCATTTGGCCGTATCTCTACTAGTTCAAAGGAAAAGCGTTTAAATCTAAAGCAGTCAGCTATGATGCAAATCGTTAACGCCGTACGTATTTACGCGGTCGGCTATGGCATTGAAAATGTCCATACTGTCCGGCGCCTTCGCTCTCTTCTAGACAACAACCACATGTCTAAAAGTGACAGTGAAATGGCCATCCAAGCTTTGCACGAACTGCTGCTCTTCCGTCTTAAGCTTAATCTGCAGCAATTGGATGCTGGTGAACCATTAACAACGCAAATTTCTGTAAAAGAACTGGACAAAGTCGATAAACAGACATTGAAAAATGCACTTGCTGCCGCAAAAGGAATGCAGCAAGGTCTTGAATTAAGACAGAATAGAAACAAGGTGAACGGATGA
- a CDS encoding Glu/Leu/Phe/Val dehydrogenase: MKIFETLEQYDYEQLVLCQDKESGLKAIIAIHDTTLGPALGGTRMWTYASEEDAIVDALRLAKGMTYKNAAAGLNLGGGKTVIIGDPKKDKNEAMFRAFGRYVQSLNGRYITAEDVGTTVEDMELIHTETDFVTGISAESGSSGNPSPVTAYGVYKGIKASAKEAFGDDSLEGKTIAVQGIGNVAYALCEHLHAEGAKLIVTDINKEAVQKAVEAFGATAVDPDDIYSVDCDIFAPCALGAVINDDTLRVLKAKVVAGAANNQLKEEQHGQILYERGIVYAPDYVINSGGVINVEDELHGYNRERALRKVETIYDSLQRVFEIAKRDNIPTSIAADRMAEERIETMRRSRSQFLRNGHHTLSRR, from the coding sequence ATGAAAATTTTCGAGACGTTAGAACAATATGATTACGAACAGCTTGTCCTTTGCCAGGATAAAGAATCCGGCTTGAAAGCAATCATTGCTATTCATGATACAACACTAGGACCTGCACTAGGCGGTACAAGAATGTGGACATACGCGTCGGAAGAAGATGCCATTGTTGATGCGCTTCGACTGGCAAAAGGGATGACATATAAAAATGCAGCGGCTGGTCTGAATCTGGGCGGCGGTAAAACCGTCATTATCGGAGATCCAAAAAAAGATAAAAACGAAGCAATGTTCCGCGCATTTGGACGTTACGTACAATCTTTAAATGGCCGTTATATTACGGCAGAAGACGTAGGAACAACGGTAGAAGATATGGAACTTATCCATACAGAAACTGATTTTGTAACAGGAATCTCTGCAGAATCCGGGTCGTCAGGTAATCCGTCTCCTGTCACAGCTTATGGAGTGTACAAAGGAATCAAAGCAAGTGCGAAGGAAGCATTTGGAGATGACAGTCTGGAAGGCAAGACGATTGCCGTGCAAGGTATTGGGAACGTTGCTTATGCTTTGTGTGAGCACCTTCATGCAGAAGGCGCCAAACTGATTGTCACGGATATTAATAAAGAAGCTGTTCAAAAAGCGGTCGAAGCATTCGGTGCTACAGCTGTTGATCCAGACGATATTTACAGCGTTGACTGTGATATTTTCGCACCTTGTGCACTTGGAGCGGTTATTAACGACGACACATTGCGTGTACTCAAAGCAAAAGTTGTGGCTGGAGCAGCTAACAACCAGCTGAAAGAAGAACAGCACGGACAAATTTTATATGAACGCGGTATTGTTTACGCGCCAGACTATGTCATCAACTCAGGCGGTGTTATTAACGTTGAGGACGAACTGCATGGCTACAATCGCGAACGTGCGCTACGTAAAGTAGAGACGATTTATGACAGCTTGCAGCGTGTGTTCGAAATAGCTAAACGTGACAATATCCCTACAAGTATCGCAGCAGATCGAATGGCAGAAGAAAGAATTGAAACAATGCGTCGATCCAGAAGCCAGTTTTTACGTAACGGCCATCATACATTAAGCAGAAGATAA